One window of the Ignavibacteria bacterium genome contains the following:
- a CDS encoding TerC family protein: MELLFTSEFWIALLTLTSLEIVLGIDNIIFISILTGKLPTEQQPKARIIGLALAMIMRVALLFSLTWVMKLTSPLFGVWGNEISGRDLILILGGLFLLAKSTHEIHAKLEGAESTTQIVAYSFANVIIQITMLDIVFSLDSVITAIGMTNQIGIMITAVIVAVLFMMLSATSISNFVERHPTVKMLALSFLLLIGVTLIAEGFDQHISKGYIYFAMAFSVFVEMLNLKLRKKVSTPVKLRSPIE, from the coding sequence ATGGAATTACTTTTTACATCAGAATTCTGGATTGCGCTACTCACGCTCACTTCGCTTGAAATCGTTTTGGGCATTGATAATATTATCTTCATTTCTATTCTCACGGGAAAACTTCCAACTGAACAGCAACCGAAAGCGCGTATCATCGGACTTGCGCTTGCAATGATTATGCGCGTCGCACTTCTTTTTTCCCTAACATGGGTAATGAAACTTACATCTCCGCTTTTTGGCGTATGGGGAAATGAAATTTCAGGACGTGATCTGATTCTTATTCTCGGTGGATTATTTCTTCTTGCAAAAAGTACGCATGAAATTCACGCAAAACTCGAAGGCGCAGAATCAACAACACAAATCGTAGCATATTCCTTCGCAAACGTTATCATTCAAATCACGATGCTCGATATTGTCTTTTCTCTCGATTCTGTTATCACTGCAATCGGAATGACAAATCAAATTGGAATTATGATTACCGCCGTAATTGTTGCAGTACTCTTTATGATGCTCTCTGCTACTTCTATCAGTAATTTTGTTGAACGCCATCCGACAGTAAAAATGCTTGCGTTAAGTTTTCTCCTTCTCATTGGAGTAACTCTCATCGCAGAAGGATTTGACCAACACATTTCAAAAGGGTATATCTATTTTGCAATGGCATTTTCCGTTTTTGTCGAAATGCTCAATCTCAAACTTCGAAAAAAAGTTTCAACGCCAGTAAAACTTCGTTCACCAATCGAATAA
- a CDS encoding GIY-YIG nuclease family protein, with protein sequence MEKRYYVYILASKKNGTLYTGVTNNLIRRVDEHKRNIVKGFTEKYNVHNLVYFEEWLDIREAITREKRIKKWRRQWKVELIEKENPEWLDLFPKLIA encoded by the coding sequence ATGGAAAAACGGTACTACGTTTATATTTTAGCAAGTAAGAAAAACGGAACACTTTATACTGGTGTTACAAATAATTTGATTCGCAGAGTTGATGAACATAAACGAAATATCGTCAAAGGATTTACTGAAAAGTATAACGTTCACAACCTTGTGTATTTTGAAGAATGGTTAGATATTCGTGAAGCAATCACAAGAGAAAAGCGAATAAAGAAATGGCGACGACAATGGAAAGTAGAATTGATAGAAAAAGAAAATCCAGAGTGGTTGGATTTATTTCCAAAGTTAATAGCATAA
- a CDS encoding restriction endonuclease translates to MWQIEVRHKGLNKYRLIRGSDKYIVEQKAEAQLATWNEMWAKKIQNLEAREKTEEAQQAIGELENILDHTLSINDAIIWETLKDRSDFTKPKPLKPVLLTKPKLLYFPWEPKETGFKYQPEFGFLDKVSSSRRQRKLDEAKNNFKLDYEKWVIEKEEVIKLNEERNKQFEDETNKIIEEYQLELQMWEVEKLEFLNNQKEKNELIEKRKEEYISKNRDAIVDYCEMVLSNSKYPDYFPQEFELDYNSESQILIVDYSLPIQEGLPKIKEVKYNQSRDEEVEVFLPEATLNKLYDSVVYQICLRTIHELFEADVAGAIKSIVFNGWVESIDKGTGKPINACIISLQTSKEEFQSIDLSKIEPKTCFKTLKGIGSSKLHSITPIAPVLQINREDKRFISSYEVANSLDNTTNLAAMDWEDFEHLIRELFEKEFKQTGGEVKVTQASRDGGVDAVAFDPDPIRGGKIVIQAKRYTNTVGVSAVRDLFGTVMNEGATKGILVATSDYGPDAYEFAKGKPLTLLNGGNLLNLLEKHGHKAKIDLKEAKQILAEKEK, encoded by the coding sequence ATGTGGCAAATAGAAGTAAGACACAAAGGATTGAACAAATATCGCCTTATCAGAGGTTCAGATAAATATATCGTTGAGCAAAAGGCAGAAGCTCAATTAGCAACTTGGAACGAGATGTGGGCAAAAAAAATACAAAACCTTGAGGCAAGAGAAAAAACAGAAGAAGCACAACAAGCAATTGGAGAATTAGAAAATATTTTAGATCATACTCTTTCGATAAACGATGCAATTATCTGGGAAACTCTTAAAGATCGGTCAGATTTTACAAAACCAAAACCCCTTAAACCTGTATTATTGACAAAACCGAAATTATTATATTTTCCATGGGAGCCAAAAGAGACTGGTTTCAAATATCAACCAGAGTTTGGTTTTCTTGATAAAGTATCATCGTCAAGAAGACAAAGAAAATTAGATGAAGCAAAAAATAATTTTAAATTGGACTATGAAAAATGGGTAATAGAAAAAGAAGAAGTAATTAAGCTAAATGAAGAACGAAACAAACAATTCGAGGATGAAACGAATAAAATAATAGAAGAGTATCAATTAGAATTGCAAATGTGGGAAGTAGAAAAATTGGAATTCTTGAATAATCAAAAGGAGAAAAATGAACTAATTGAAAAGAGAAAAGAAGAATACATTAGTAAAAATAGAGATGCTATTGTAGATTATTGCGAGATGGTTTTATCGAATTCCAAGTATCCAGATTATTTTCCACAAGAGTTTGAACTTGATTATAATTCAGAATCTCAAATCTTAATAGTTGATTATTCTTTACCGATACAAGAAGGTTTACCAAAAATTAAAGAGGTAAAGTATAATCAATCCCGCGATGAAGAAGTTGAAGTTTTTTTGCCAGAAGCAACGCTTAACAAACTTTATGATAGTGTAGTTTACCAAATTTGTTTGCGAACAATTCACGAGTTGTTCGAAGCAGATGTCGCTGGGGCAATAAAATCTATTGTGTTTAATGGTTGGGTTGAATCGATAGATAAAGGAACTGGAAAGCCAATCAATGCGTGCATAATTTCCTTGCAAACCAGCAAAGAAGAATTTCAATCAATTGACCTCTCAAAGATTGAACCGAAAACTTGTTTTAAAACGCTAAAAGGTATTGGAAGCTCAAAACTTCATTCTATAACTCCGATTGCGCCTGTACTTCAAATAAATCGAGAAGATAAAAGATTTATTTCTTCATATGAAGTTGCTAATTCTTTAGATAATACCACAAATCTTGCCGCAATGGATTGGGAAGATTTTGAACATTTGATACGAGAGTTGTTTGAAAAAGAGTTCAAACAAACTGGCGGAGAAGTAAAAGTAACACAAGCAAGTCGAGATGGAGGAGTTGATGCTGTTGCTTTTGACCCTGACCCAATTCGTGGAGGTAAAATTGTAATACAAGCAAAACGTTACACAAATACAGTTGGAGTCTCTGCAGTAAGAGACCTTTTTGGAACGGTAATGAATGAAGGTGCAACTAAAGGAATTCTTGTTGCAACTTCTGATTATGGGCCTGACGCTTATGAGTTTGCAAAAGGAAAACCATTGACTCTACTCAACGGTGGAAATCTTTTAAATTTACTTGAGAAGCACGGACATAAAGCAAAGATAGATTTGAAAGAGGCAAAACAAATTTTGGCTGAAAAAGAGAAATGA
- a CDS encoding carbonic anhydrase has product MERLITVRTQKDIFSHYHNTPVEKLLEYHNLDKEFVPYEKAELLVGMCMDNRKQLHIPNNFAFILRSGGANFRNNEFKVSYAISIGDVKAFALICHNNCGMVNLISRKENFIKGLVENAGWSRHDAEEHFWHHAPQFEIGNEIDFVLGEAQRLRFRYPKILIAPLFFNVDDNLLYQIKE; this is encoded by the coding sequence ATGGAACGTTTAATAACAGTTAGAACACAGAAAGATATTTTTTCTCACTATCACAACACACCGGTTGAAAAACTTCTCGAATATCACAATCTCGACAAAGAATTTGTGCCGTATGAAAAAGCAGAATTACTTGTTGGGATGTGTATGGATAATCGCAAGCAGTTGCACATTCCGAATAACTTCGCATTTATTTTACGAAGCGGCGGAGCAAATTTTCGGAACAATGAATTCAAAGTTTCGTACGCAATTTCCATCGGCGATGTAAAAGCGTTTGCGCTTATTTGCCATAACAATTGTGGAATGGTGAATTTGATTTCGCGCAAAGAAAATTTTATCAAAGGACTTGTGGAAAACGCAGGATGGAGTCGCCACGATGCAGAAGAACATTTTTGGCATCACGCACCGCAATTTGAAATCGGCAATGAGATTGATTTTGTTCTTGGTGAAGCGCAGCGTTTGCGATTTCGTTATCCAAAAATCCTCATTGCACCGCTCTTCTTCAATGTTGACGATAACTTGTTGTATCAAATCAAAGAATAA
- a CDS encoding IMP cyclohydrolase yields the protein MPTDISNLKKVYRTATASEQFPEFIEMNFGNGMKKYSRVKWNDNDGNIFPMRYGTNPNQPCAFYKEVGNENTPLGSLRFLKMGKGGPSLTNLQDIEHALQILKYFPQPAVTIMKHLNPSGVAVQQNKNVSLKTLFQQARNCDERAAFGGVIVLNTNVDAETADEIMKSFFEVVAAPSFNDEALEILHNTKRYGVNKDIRIVTFSHLDSLPKFDGDDVKDFIVPKMFADGSVALEIPFVTSIRSKENLILDAGVGDVSIKRFPTEKEIEDMLTAWYITINVRSNAIVFVNNGITIAIGTGQQERIGAVEQAIAKAKQKGHSLVGFAMASDAFFPSRDSIDAVAKEGVTAIIFPGGSINDAEIIKAANEHNIALAITGERCFAHF from the coding sequence ATGCCCACTGATATTTCCAATCTCAAAAAAGTTTATCGCACGGCAACTGCGAGCGAACAATTTCCGGAATTCATTGAAATGAATTTCGGAAATGGAATGAAAAAATATTCCCGTGTCAAATGGAATGATAACGACGGAAATATTTTTCCGATGCGGTACGGAACAAATCCCAATCAACCGTGCGCATTTTATAAAGAAGTCGGAAATGAAAACACTCCGCTTGGTTCATTGCGATTTTTGAAAATGGGAAAAGGCGGACCATCGCTTACCAACTTACAAGACATTGAACACGCACTGCAAATTTTAAAATATTTTCCGCAACCCGCTGTTACGATTATGAAACATTTGAACCCAAGCGGAGTTGCAGTTCAACAGAATAAAAACGTTTCGCTCAAAACATTATTTCAACAAGCGAGAAATTGCGATGAGCGTGCTGCATTTGGCGGAGTGATTGTGTTGAATACAAATGTTGATGCTGAAACAGCGGATGAAATAATGAAAAGTTTTTTTGAGGTTGTTGCCGCGCCTTCGTTTAATGATGAAGCGCTCGAGATTCTTCACAATACAAAACGCTACGGAGTGAACAAAGATATTCGCATTGTTACATTTTCACATCTCGATTCACTTCCAAAATTTGATGGCGACGATGTGAAAGATTTCATCGTACCGAAAATGTTTGCCGATGGTTCGGTTGCGTTGGAAATTCCATTTGTAACTTCTATTCGTTCAAAAGAAAACCTTATTCTCGATGCCGGAGTTGGTGATGTTTCCATCAAACGATTTCCAACGGAAAAAGAAATTGAAGATATGCTTACAGCGTGGTACATAACAATCAATGTTCGCTCGAATGCAATCGTGTTTGTAAACAATGGAATTACAATTGCAATTGGCACGGGACAACAAGAACGCATCGGTGCAGTGGAACAAGCAATTGCAAAAGCAAAACAAAAAGGACATTCACTCGTTGGTTTCGCGATGGCAAGCGATGCTTTTTTCCCAAGCAGAGATTCTATTGATGCTGTTGCGAAAGAAGGAGTAACTGCAATTATTTTCCCCGGCGGCTCTATCAACGATGCAGAAATTATCAAAGCCGCAAACGAACACAACATTGCGCTTGCAATTACGGGAGAACGATGCTTTGCGCATTTTTAG
- a CDS encoding VOC family protein, giving the protein MKRVTGIGGIFFKCDDIQQQKEWYRKHLGIESDPYGAMFEWRDVDNPDIKGTTVWNPFKKETDYFLPSTKETMINYRVENLTELLKTLREEGVEVIDKFEEYDFGKFGWIMDPEGNKIELWEPVDEKMK; this is encoded by the coding sequence ATGAAACGTGTAACAGGAATCGGTGGAATATTTTTCAAATGCGATGATATTCAACAACAAAAAGAATGGTATCGCAAACATTTAGGAATTGAAAGCGACCCGTACGGAGCAATGTTCGAGTGGCGCGATGTAGATAATCCGGATATAAAAGGAACTACGGTTTGGAATCCGTTTAAAAAAGAGACAGACTATTTTCTTCCAAGCACAAAAGAAACGATGATCAATTATCGCGTGGAAAATCTTACGGAGTTATTGAAAACACTGCGCGAAGAAGGTGTTGAAGTAATTGACAAATTTGAAGAATACGATTTCGGAAAATTCGGCTGGATAATGGACCCGGAAGGAAACAAAATTGAATTGTGGGAACCCGTTGACGAAAAAATGAAATAA
- a CDS encoding adenylosuccinate lyase: MNYNTYQNPLITRYSSKRMVELFSEQTKFELWRTIWITLAETQMELGLTSIRKEHIDELKQFATNINYDVAEAKEKEIRHDIMSHVFAFGKQCPNAEPILHLGATSCDIVCNAELWQIKRALQFIKEQLIGVLRNLVQFSETHKGLVTLGYTHYQPAQPTTIGKRSTLYIQDLLFDLDSLEFVEDKILKARGIKGTTGTQATFLQLFNSDEKKVKELDKRVAQELGFDATYFVTGQTYPRKVDAKVLETLAGIGTSAHKFAVDLRLLSNLQIMEEPFEKSQTGSSAMAYKRNPMRCERMTSLARMLFTKPTNAYQTAANQWLERTLDDSAIRRIDIPESFLLADAVLILYANITSNLVVYEKQIAKHLQRELPFLATEEILMRSVAKGKSRQEIHERIKMHSKEVAKKMKLEGEENSLFELIAMDKEIPIAQEELDSLSQNPNLFAGRAEHQVEEYLNDVVKPKLKKYENISSIESSVNV; this comes from the coding sequence GTGAATTACAACACATACCAAAACCCACTCATCACTCGCTATTCATCGAAGCGAATGGTGGAATTATTTTCCGAGCAAACAAAATTTGAACTCTGGCGAACAATTTGGATAACGCTCGCTGAAACGCAAATGGAACTTGGTTTAACTTCCATTCGCAAAGAACATATTGATGAGTTGAAGCAATTTGCAACGAACATCAATTACGATGTCGCCGAAGCGAAGGAAAAAGAAATTCGCCACGATATAATGAGTCACGTGTTTGCATTCGGAAAACAATGTCCCAATGCAGAACCGATTCTTCATCTCGGCGCAACGAGTTGTGATATTGTTTGCAATGCAGAACTCTGGCAAATAAAACGCGCATTGCAATTCATAAAAGAACAACTTATCGGCGTGTTGCGAAATCTTGTTCAATTTTCCGAAACACACAAAGGACTTGTTACGCTTGGTTACACGCATTATCAACCGGCACAACCGACAACAATCGGAAAACGCTCAACGCTCTATATTCAAGATTTATTGTTCGATTTGGATTCACTCGAATTTGTCGAAGACAAAATTTTGAAAGCACGCGGTATCAAAGGAACAACGGGAACGCAAGCAACATTTTTACAACTTTTCAACAGTGATGAAAAAAAAGTGAAAGAACTCGATAAACGTGTTGCGCAAGAATTAGGATTTGATGCAACATATTTTGTAACGGGACAAACATATCCGCGCAAAGTTGATGCAAAAGTTTTGGAAACACTCGCGGGAATCGGAACAAGCGCGCACAAATTTGCTGTAGATTTGCGTTTGCTTTCCAACTTGCAAATTATGGAAGAGCCGTTTGAAAAGTCGCAAACAGGTTCATCGGCAATGGCTTACAAACGCAATCCGATGCGCTGCGAACGAATGACAAGTTTGGCGCGAATGTTATTTACAAAACCAACAAACGCATATCAAACCGCTGCCAATCAATGGCTCGAACGAACGCTTGATGATTCTGCAATTCGCCGCATTGATATTCCCGAATCTTTTTTGCTTGCCGATGCTGTGCTGATTTTATATGCAAACATTACGAGTAATTTAGTTGTGTATGAAAAACAAATTGCAAAACATTTACAACGTGAACTTCCTTTTCTTGCAACGGAAGAAATTTTGATGCGTTCAGTTGCAAAAGGAAAAAGCAGACAAGAAATTCACGAGCGAATAAAAATGCATTCGAAAGAAGTTGCAAAGAAAATGAAACTTGAGGGTGAAGAAAATTCTTTGTTTGAACTTATCGCAATGGATAAAGAAATTCCAATCGCACAAGAAGAACTCGATTCGCTTTCACAGAATCCAAATCTTTTTGCCGGAAGAGCAGAACATCAAGTGGAAGAATATCTGAATGACGTTGTGAAACCGAAATTGAAGAAGTATGAAAATATATCTTCAATCGAATCGAGTGTAAACGTATAA